Within Methanobacterium sp., the genomic segment ATCACTGGCACGGCGACCATAGCGGAGGGGCCACACCTGGACTCGTTTCGATCCCAGAAGTAAAGTCCTCCAGCGATTTGAGCTGTACTGTAGTGTTTCTATGGGAACCTCAAGACGTCGCCGGCCTTTCTTCTTACAAGCTGTACATTATTTCAAAAATCTTTATTTTAATAAATATATATAACATAATAATAATTTCACGAAAGTGAGTGTTGTAGGGATCTTAAACTTTTAAAAGATCCAAACAAAAAATATATCTTAACAAATTACAAAGTATTCATTGTCATATCATCATTTGACTGGTGCCTACGGTCCTTCTATGAGGTTGGCTGAGCCTTCTGTGATTAGGAGAAACCCAGCACTGGACAGACTGCCTGCTTCGAGGGTTGCTCGGGGAGGAAAGGGTTATCTACCTGTGAACCAGTGAGTTAGTATGCAGGCAACAAACTTTTAATTTGCTATATTCCACATTTTAAAAGGAATTGTTATTGATTAAATTTTCGATAGCTTTCTATTTCCAAAAATCTGCTCAGCACCTAATTTTAGATTTCTATCAAGAAAAATATTTATATATTACTATATCTAATTAATAGTATGAATTATGATAGGGAGACTATAATAAAAATCATTAAATTAGGAAGACCGATGTTTTTACTGGACGGATTTTTGCTTTTTGTTATAGGATCCTTATTAGCTATTCTTTTCAATGCTGAATTTAGTTTAACCAAATTTATAATGGGATATTCAGTTCTGTTACTATGTCACCTTGCTGTTCATTATAGTAATGATTATTATGACTCTAAAACAGACAGCTTCTTTGGACCGAGTCCAGTTTCAGGAGGTAGTGGTATACTAATTGAAAATCCAGAATTAAAGTCATTTTCAAAAAAATTTGCTATTGCACTTAATTTTTCTTCAATAATACTTGCAGCTGTTTTTACATTTATTTTTTCATACCCCATTGAATTCTTCTTGTTAGCAGTATTTGGTAATTTTTTAGCCTGGTTTTATACTGCCCCTCCTCTAAAGCTATCATACAATCGACTTGGCGAATTTTCAAATGCACTCTATGGAATTTTACTACCTTCTGCAGGATTCTTTACTTTAATGGGGACATTAACTGTTCCTATGTTAATTTTCACTATACCTCTTGCTTTTTCAAGACTCTTTTTAACTAATAGTGCTAATATTCCAGATATGGAAGGGGACAAATTAGGAGGTAAAATCACTTTGGTTGTAGCTAACGGCCGTAAATTTGGTTTTAAGCTTATTGGAATTTCTGCAATAATAATGACTATATCATTTAGTCTTATTTCATTTACCGGATTTTTCCCTTCAATTTTAGATTTCAAGATGCTTACATTTATTTCATTAATTCCCTTAAGTTTAGGAATAATAGGGCTGCTAAAAATGCCTTTAGATAGAAAAACAGCTACTAAATATGCTACATTTAATATTAAATCCATATTTTTAACTGGCATTTTAATTAATAGCTATTTTATATTTCTGATATTCTTTAAAGGATTTCAATTGGAGTAAGTGCTGACCCTCTTAAATTGAACAGAAAAAGAAATAATGAGAGAAATCTTATATAGATTGGAACTTTTTTTTTGAAAATTTTGTTTTCTTCTAACTGGTCCGGGGATGAGTTTCATATTACCTGATAGTCCTTTTTTAAGTTCTTTAGCAAGTGCCATCCCCGCAAGGTAAGCATCTTCATTTTCCGGAAGGTGAAGAGAAGCACCTGACCGTAAGGATGGATATCTTGCTCTTTTTTCTGCAAATTACCGTATGCAGCACATTTACAATCATTCTCCAGGCAGCAATGGCTATTGAGTAGTGAAGGATCAATGCTTTTTATAAGAAGTCCAGGAACAGGATAGCCACCGTGAAGTAGATAACTAAAGTGGTTATATCACTGATTATGGTGGCAAGAGGTCCTGTGGCAACTGCTGGATCGTAATTAAACCTTTTAAATACCAAAGGAAGGAAGGTGGAGATAGAAACAGCCGCAATTATGCTTAAAAACATGGAGAAACCAACTATGACTCCTAAAAAGTAGGTGCCCCAGCCAATGGTTGCAACCAGGCTGATTAGTATTCCGCAGATAATGGCCAGCATGGCTGCGATTTTAAATTCTCTTAAAATGTAACGGCTCACGGAAAGTTCCGGGTTGATAGCTACACTTCTAATGATTAAAGCTTCTGATTGGGTTCCCACCGCATCGCTCATATATACCAGGACAGGAATGAAGGCAGCTAAAACCAGAAATTTACTTAAGACATCCTCAAAACTACTTACAACTGAAGCTGCCACAGTTCCACCCAGAACACCGATTATAAGCCAGGGCACTCTTGATTTTATCATCACTGATGCGTTAGAGCTTATGGAGTTGTATTCATCACCTACTCGGTGGAATATACCTCCGAATCTAAGAATATCATTTTTAACCTCTTGATTAAAGGTTTTAAGTATTTTATCAAAGGATACTATCCCCAGTAGATGGGTTTCATCATCAACCACTGGCAAAGCTTTCAGTCCATGGGAAAGAGCCAGATAAACTATTCTTTCCTGCTCAGTTTCGGGATTGACTGTAATCAAATCCCTTTTCATAACATCTTCCACGCGTGTATCATTGTCTTGAGTACTGAAAACCTTCTTAATCGAAATTATACCCTGCAGTAGATTTTCATCATTCACCACGTATACGTAATCTATGGTGGCAAAAACATGAGCCTTCTTGGCGAGCATTTCTTCAACATCCCCAATGGTTTTTCCCACATTTATACAGGGAAAGTTGGTACACATCTTAGTATCATCAGGAGACATAATTTTAAACTATACATGTAATGTATTAAATTATTTTGTTTTCTCTGCCTGGTGGATGTCAGAACAAAAAAAGTATGTGCCTTACCACAGAAAATAGAGAATTCCTGCAACATTTCGCATCCAGAGGAAAAAGATCTGCAAGACATTGGAAATACCGGTTCTTTCTTTTATTCTCCTTGCAGCATCAATATTCATCTTGAAATTTAATGCAGAACTGGTGAATATAAGAAATATTTTTTGCTCTGGTCATACAATATTTTATCTGCCCTGGACCATTCTTTATCGTAATGAGCCTCATCAAGGAGAATAAACAGTTCTTTTTTCATATTTACAGGTGTTGTTTCATGAACTTCTTCTAAAAAAACATCTATCACCTCAAATAGCTTAGCCCCTAAATATTTATATATCCTCTTTATAAATAAGAGAATAGTGTCACATATTATAGGGCGTATAGATATATTAGGGTGATTATTTTCACACATGGATTTACATGCAACTTTCTGCAGCTATGATACTAAATCAGGGATGTATTAACATGAATGAGCATGATGGCACAATATTAGCAACACTGCTTTTATTTATGATTGTTATTAGTTTATTTGCTGTTTCTGCAGTGAATATAACTAATGATTCAGCTAACATTACAAATAGCACTGATTCAACAAATCAGACAATTGATGCATCAGTCGATGCTCCTGTTCGGCCCATGTCAGTTTGGGTTAGTCTTACAGTAACTCCTACAAGTGTTAATCTTGGAAGTGTTGATGCAGACGGTGTTGAACGTACATTTACTGGTGTGACAACTGCCCGCATAAGGGCATGGGGATTCAGTGGTAATTTGTTTGTTCGTGCGTCTGGTGATTTTGTAAACAGTGCAAACTCCTCCCAGATAATTCCGTTAAATAATTTTCAATTTGACTGCCCAGGATATGTTACAAAAAGGCCGTTTACCACCACCAATCAGCTTA encodes:
- a CDS encoding magnesium transporter, translated to MCTNFPCINVGKTIGDVEEMLAKKAHVFATIDYVYVVNDENLLQGIISIKKVFSTQDNDTRVEDVMKRDLITVNPETEQERIVYLALSHGLKALPVVDDETHLLGIVSFDKILKTFNQEVKNDILRFGGIFHRVGDEYNSISSNASVMIKSRVPWLIIGVLGGTVAASVVSSFEDVLSKFLVLAAFIPVLVYMSDAVGTQSEALIIRSVAINPELSVSRYILREFKIAAMLAIICGILISLVATIGWGTYFLGVIVGFSMFLSIIAAVSISTFLPLVFKRFNYDPAVATGPLATIISDITTLVIYFTVAILFLDFL
- a CDS encoding prenyltransferase, whose amino-acid sequence is MFLLDGFLLFVIGSLLAILFNAEFSLTKFIMGYSVLLLCHLAVHYSNDYYDSKTDSFFGPSPVSGGSGILIENPELKSFSKKFAIALNFSSIILAAVFTFIFSYPIEFFLLAVFGNFLAWFYTAPPLKLSYNRLGEFSNALYGILLPSAGFFTLMGTLTVPMLIFTIPLAFSRLFLTNSANIPDMEGDKLGGKITLVVANGRKFGFKLIGISAIIMTISFSLISFTGFFPSILDFKMLTFISLIPLSLGIIGLLKMPLDRKTATKYATFNIKSIFLTGILINSYFIFLIFFKGFQLE